A stretch of Paenibacillus mucilaginosus 3016 DNA encodes these proteins:
- a CDS encoding polysaccharide deacetylase family protein encodes MKRKLYYTGIGILFLSLLLFGSYKLMTSRTYQLFGGLTSSVQTDRKVVALTFDDGPTKNIDSILPILDRYRAKATFFLIGQEIEAHPEAARRIAEGGHQIGNHTYSHHRMIFKTPSFIREEIEKTDMLIREAGYTGEIDIRPPNGKKLIGLPYYLKQHHRETIMWSIEPDTYSTSASEKVNYVKNNVKPGSIILMHPMYDKTGSELAAVEAILRALSDEGYTFVTVNELQALDGHSAS; translated from the coding sequence ATGAAAAGAAAATTATACTATACAGGGATCGGGATTCTGTTCCTGTCCCTGCTGCTGTTCGGCAGTTATAAACTGATGACTTCCCGGACGTACCAGCTTTTCGGCGGTTTGACTTCTTCCGTACAGACGGATCGGAAGGTCGTTGCCTTGACCTTCGATGATGGTCCTACGAAGAACATCGACTCCATTCTCCCGATCCTGGACCGGTACCGGGCCAAAGCGACTTTCTTTCTGATCGGTCAAGAGATCGAAGCCCACCCGGAGGCTGCCCGCAGGATCGCCGAAGGGGGCCATCAGATCGGAAATCATACGTATTCCCACCACCGGATGATTTTCAAAACGCCTTCCTTTATCCGGGAGGAGATCGAAAAGACAGACATGCTGATCCGGGAGGCCGGGTATACGGGGGAGATTGATATTCGGCCGCCCAACGGCAAGAAGCTGATCGGCCTGCCCTACTATCTGAAGCAGCATCATAGAGAGACCATCATGTGGAGTATAGAGCCGGATACTTATTCCACCTCTGCCTCCGAGAAAGTGAATTACGTCAAGAACAACGTGAAGCCCGGTTCGATTATCCTGATGCATCCCATGTATGATAAAACCGGGAGCGAGCTGGCCGCCGTCGAAGCCATCCTGAGGGCCCTCTCCGATGAGGGATACACCTTCGTTACCGTGAATGAACTTCAGGCCCTGGATGGGCATTCCGCTTCCTGA
- a CDS encoding carbohydrate ABC transporter permease has product MSKFLRNVQFQIFLLPILFFYTVFTIYPLLKSLLLSFTDFDGYVKEYNFVGLANYMKIFQDDAIVSGISYTLIFAIASTVLITVVAIPLALILDQNFATRNLHRAIFFFPSIPSGLLLAYIWGFILAPISSGVLNKVLKTLFGLGPQPWLSDPVLAKVSTIVVSAWAGAGWHAVLYLAFLQAIPKDYYEAAAIDGASRWQQIRSITLPLLAPAMTVSVMLLLTGGLKVFEIPLALTKGGPGFETHTITQVIVLRGITEVQYGLASAMSIVFFLIVLVLAFVQVSWMQKREEGIQ; this is encoded by the coding sequence ATGAGCAAATTTCTGCGCAATGTGCAGTTCCAGATTTTTCTGCTGCCGATCCTGTTCTTCTATACGGTCTTCACGATCTACCCGCTGCTGAAGTCGCTGCTGCTCAGCTTCACCGACTTCGACGGGTATGTCAAGGAGTACAACTTCGTCGGGCTCGCGAATTATATGAAAATCTTCCAGGACGACGCGATCGTCTCGGGCATCTCGTATACGCTGATCTTCGCCATTGCGAGCACCGTGCTCATCACGGTGGTGGCGATTCCGCTGGCGCTGATCCTCGACCAGAACTTCGCCACCCGCAACCTGCACCGGGCGATCTTCTTCTTCCCGTCGATCCCGAGCGGCCTGCTCCTTGCCTACATCTGGGGCTTCATCCTCGCGCCGATCTCTTCGGGTGTGCTGAACAAGGTCCTGAAGACCTTGTTCGGCCTCGGGCCGCAGCCTTGGCTGTCGGACCCCGTGCTCGCCAAGGTGTCGACGATCGTCGTGTCGGCCTGGGCGGGAGCCGGCTGGCATGCGGTGCTCTACCTGGCGTTCCTGCAGGCGATCCCGAAGGACTACTACGAAGCCGCCGCGATTGACGGGGCAAGCCGCTGGCAGCAGATCCGCAGCATCACGCTGCCGCTGCTTGCGCCGGCCATGACGGTCAGCGTCATGCTGCTGCTGACCGGCGGGCTCAAGGTATTCGAGATTCCCCTCGCGCTGACCAAGGGCGGACCGGGCTTCGAAACGCACACCATCACTCAGGTGATTGTGCTGCGGGGCATCACGGAAGTGCAGTACGGGCTCGCTTCCGCGATGTCGATCGTGTTCTTCCTGATCGTGCTCGTGCTGGCGTTCGTGCAGGTGAGCTGGATGCAGAAGAGAGAGGAGGGAATCCAATGA
- a CDS encoding cache domain-containing sensor histidine kinase translates to MKTKGRIHALLRPLLRRTIIRNVLVSYLGINLLLLFLLGAVSIRDSTDSMTEEITEASYRVMEQAAIGFRFNLEEAKRSLAGFAGHPSVVHMIRAGDRMGMQEKLLHERNISDLAFGVSSFQSLISDILILGRNGYVNNLDGRKSLRWDYPFTEQSWFREAVSSPHAQGFVTLGLHRQNYYVSSLLSKSNTSVLSIALPIRDAGQEPDGAVIANLDLRKINGLFEQSAYGSEEQIFMIDGNRTVIVHKDSGMIGQTLDFPGIDRMDRGESGSFVATVGGQEKLVIFQPTAVEGLRLLSTVPMAEIRGQAGPLRAKLAGILYVCLLLNTLVSVLLTVRLSRPFSRLLHTLDSVGEDSLYVVPKNYKYVELNLIGRKFKELVARIEQLVKLNYSSEIALQEAQWKSLQSQIQPHFLFNTLQLLQTEIVCGSAADSNKIILALSSLLRYSMQRSSDTVTLREELGNVRDYVFILAKKYDNRLSFDCEVGDPALLEAPAIKLILQPIVENAILHGFRENPVDAEIRIRVTPVKRGMLVTVSDNGCGMSRERREWVSRQLGGDASRSGSIGMHNVDRRIKLRYGPGFGLRIRSTPGRGTRIHIVLPGAADVHPEKEEKVS, encoded by the coding sequence GTGAAGACGAAGGGCCGCATCCATGCGCTGCTCCGGCCGCTGCTGCGCAGAACCATCATCCGCAATGTGCTTGTCTCGTACCTCGGCATCAATCTGCTGCTGCTCTTCCTGCTCGGTGCCGTGTCGATCCGGGATTCGACGGACTCGATGACGGAGGAGATCACGGAGGCCAGCTACCGCGTCATGGAGCAGGCGGCGATCGGATTCCGCTTCAATCTCGAGGAGGCGAAGCGCTCCCTCGCCGGCTTCGCGGGACATCCGTCGGTCGTCCATATGATCCGCGCCGGCGACCGGATGGGGATGCAGGAGAAGCTCCTGCACGAGCGCAACATCTCGGACCTGGCCTTCGGCGTCTCCTCGTTCCAGTCGCTGATCAGCGACATTCTCATTCTCGGCAGGAACGGGTATGTCAACAACCTGGACGGACGGAAGTCGCTGCGGTGGGATTACCCGTTCACGGAGCAGTCCTGGTTCCGGGAGGCGGTCTCCTCCCCGCATGCGCAGGGCTTCGTGACTCTCGGGCTGCACAGGCAGAATTACTATGTCAGCAGCCTGCTCTCGAAGTCCAACACGTCCGTGCTGTCCATTGCGCTTCCCATCCGGGATGCCGGGCAGGAGCCGGACGGGGCGGTCATCGCGAATCTGGACCTCCGGAAGATCAACGGGCTGTTCGAGCAGAGTGCCTACGGAAGTGAGGAACAGATCTTCATGATCGACGGGAACCGGACGGTCATCGTGCACAAGGACAGCGGGATGATCGGGCAGACGCTGGATTTTCCAGGGATCGACCGCATGGACCGGGGCGAGTCGGGCAGCTTCGTCGCCACAGTCGGCGGGCAGGAGAAGCTCGTCATCTTCCAGCCCACGGCTGTGGAGGGACTGCGGCTGCTCTCCACGGTGCCGATGGCGGAGATCCGGGGCCAGGCGGGGCCGCTGCGCGCCAAGCTGGCCGGCATTCTCTACGTCTGCCTGCTGCTCAATACGCTGGTCTCCGTGCTGCTCACGGTGCGGCTGTCCCGCCCGTTCAGCCGGCTGCTGCATACGCTGGACAGCGTGGGGGAGGACAGCCTCTACGTCGTCCCCAAGAATTACAAATACGTCGAGCTCAACCTCATCGGCCGCAAGTTCAAGGAGCTTGTCGCGCGCATCGAGCAGCTCGTGAAGCTCAACTACAGCTCGGAGATCGCCCTGCAGGAGGCGCAGTGGAAGTCGCTGCAGTCGCAGATTCAGCCCCATTTTTTGTTCAATACGCTGCAGCTGCTCCAGACGGAGATCGTGTGCGGCAGTGCCGCCGATTCCAACAAGATCATCCTTGCGCTGAGCTCGCTGCTCCGCTACTCCATGCAGCGGTCGTCCGATACCGTGACGCTGCGGGAGGAGCTGGGGAATGTGCGGGACTACGTGTTCATCCTGGCCAAAAAGTACGATAACCGCCTTAGCTTCGACTGCGAAGTGGGGGATCCCGCGCTGCTGGAAGCGCCGGCGATCAAGCTGATCCTGCAGCCGATCGTGGAGAATGCGATTCTCCACGGCTTCCGGGAGAATCCGGTGGACGCCGAGATCCGCATCCGCGTCACCCCGGTGAAGAGGGGCATGCTCGTCACGGTGAGCGACAACGGCTGCGGCATGAGCCGCGAACGGCGGGAATGGGTGAGCCGGCAGCTCGGCGGCGATGCCTCCCGTTCCGGCAGCATCGGCATGCACAATGTGGACCGGCGCATCAAGCTGCGATATGGTCCGGGCTTCGGCCTGAGGATCCGCAGCACCCCCGGCAGGGGAACCCGCATCCATATCGTGCTGCCGGGAGCCGCAGACGTACACCCTGAGAAGGAGGAGAAGGTATCATGA
- a CDS encoding ABC transporter substrate-binding protein — MRSSMWKKSTALLALSALLSACSGGNGGGEAAGGSTDAGSTAAKKVKLSLLSWNNEQEMAPVLEGFKKKYPNVTIDFQHAPPVKDYIAKLQTMLLSGSATDIFIIAAENRNEIIDGGYAIDLTDQPFMDKMLDSNKPMLSKNGRTYAFTQTGWAGGIFYNKELFQKAGIEKPPATWDEFIAVCLKLKSAGIVPLYDNLQDVTMIHNGLYANMTLAKDPDFDKKIFEGTKTFQDGWLEPFNVWKKGLIDNKIITPDMIGLTADQIVNEFAIGSVAMFQGGPWSIATIEQANPNLKYDMMPIPGVNPGTTITRGPRAWASPSTARRSTRKKRWRSSSICRRRRGCSSSRRARGPSSRPRATRARCIR, encoded by the coding sequence ATGAGAAGCTCGATGTGGAAAAAAAGTACAGCGCTGCTCGCTCTCTCGGCCCTGCTCTCGGCCTGCTCCGGCGGGAACGGAGGCGGGGAGGCGGCCGGGGGTTCGACGGACGCGGGAAGCACTGCGGCGAAGAAGGTGAAGCTCAGCCTCCTGTCCTGGAACAATGAGCAGGAGATGGCGCCCGTCCTCGAAGGGTTCAAGAAGAAATACCCTAACGTCACGATCGACTTCCAGCATGCGCCTCCGGTCAAGGACTATATCGCCAAGCTGCAGACGATGCTGCTGTCGGGTTCGGCGACGGATATCTTCATCATTGCGGCGGAGAACCGCAACGAGATCATCGACGGCGGCTACGCGATCGACCTCACCGACCAGCCTTTCATGGACAAGATGCTCGACAGCAACAAGCCGATGCTGAGCAAGAACGGCCGGACCTACGCGTTCACGCAGACCGGCTGGGCCGGGGGAATCTTTTATAACAAGGAGCTGTTCCAGAAGGCCGGAATCGAGAAGCCGCCCGCCACGTGGGACGAGTTCATCGCCGTCTGCCTCAAGCTGAAGAGCGCGGGGATCGTGCCGCTGTATGATAACCTTCAGGACGTGACGATGATCCATAACGGCCTGTATGCGAACATGACGCTGGCGAAGGACCCGGATTTCGATAAGAAAATATTCGAAGGCACGAAGACCTTCCAGGACGGCTGGCTTGAGCCGTTCAACGTCTGGAAGAAGGGGCTGATCGACAACAAGATCATCACCCCGGACATGATCGGGCTGACCGCCGATCAGATCGTCAACGAATTCGCGATCGGCAGTGTCGCGATGTTCCAGGGCGGGCCGTGGAGCATCGCCACGATCGAGCAGGCGAACCCGAATCTCAAGTACGATATGATGCCGATTCCGGGCGTGAACCCGGGGACAACTATTACTCGGGGGCCCCGGGCGTGGGCTTCGCCGTCAACAGCAAGACGAAGTACAAGGAAGAAGCGCTGGCGTTCGTCGAGTATCTGTCGACGCCGGAGGGGCTGCAGCTCTTCGAGAAGGGCACGCGGGCCTTCATCACGGCCAAGGGCTACGAGAGCAAGGTGCATCCGGTGA
- a CDS encoding carbohydrate ABC transporter permease, producing MNGGTAGRKWLLDVLMLPFGLLTFFPFYLILINTVKTPTETAINPMSLPKNWDFSNYIKVFEETPLLRSFGNSLFITVISVLLMVLIGAMAAYPVVYNPNRLNKVIVVYLLAGFLIPFQTTLIPLFELMTDFGLINKLWGLIILYMGGAVFVFFLVSGYMRTLPKELSEAAIIDGCSVWGVFWRIILPLLQPITMTSIIYQTMWIWNDFLAPMLFLNSQDKATLVLQVYKAKGEFSVNWPLFMTLTVIVLVPIFIFFLFMQKHIVKGIVGGAIKG from the coding sequence ATGAACGGTGGTACGGCTGGACGCAAATGGCTGCTTGACGTGCTGATGCTGCCCTTCGGGCTGCTTACCTTCTTCCCGTTCTACCTCATCCTCATCAACACGGTGAAGACGCCGACGGAGACGGCCATCAACCCGATGAGCCTGCCGAAGAACTGGGATTTCTCGAACTATATCAAGGTCTTCGAAGAAACCCCGCTGCTCCGCAGCTTCGGGAACTCGCTCTTCATCACGGTCATCTCCGTGCTGCTGATGGTGCTGATCGGCGCGATGGCCGCCTACCCGGTCGTCTACAATCCGAACCGGCTGAACAAGGTGATTGTGGTGTACCTGCTCGCCGGATTCCTGATCCCGTTCCAGACGACGCTCATCCCGCTGTTCGAGCTCATGACCGACTTCGGGCTGATCAACAAGCTGTGGGGGCTCATCATCCTCTACATGGGCGGGGCGGTGTTCGTATTCTTCCTCGTCTCAGGATATATGCGCACGCTGCCGAAGGAGCTCTCCGAGGCGGCGATCATTGACGGCTGCTCGGTGTGGGGCGTGTTTTGGCGGATCATTCTGCCCCTGCTGCAGCCGATCACGATGACGAGTATCATCTACCAGACGATGTGGATCTGGAACGACTTCCTGGCGCCGATGCTCTTCCTGAATTCGCAGGACAAGGCGACGCTGGTGCTGCAGGTGTACAAGGCCAAGGGGGAATTCTCCGTGAACTGGCCGCTGTTCATGACTCTGACCGTGATCGTGCTCGTGCCGATCTTCATTTTCTTCCTCTTCATGCAGAAGCATATTGTCAAAGGCATTGTAGGCGGTGCGATCAAGGGGTAG
- a CDS encoding MFS transporter, producing the protein MFKLTTLFFLILFVIGTDTFLISPLIPTLQHLFHIPTEYSGWMVGAYALGYALFALIAGPLSDSWDRKKVMLSGMICFSVSTMLCGLATGFWSMFLFRFLAGVSAAFTAPQVWASIPALFPAPQIVKVSGIVMAGLAASQAFGIPIGSHLASSHWSYPFFTIGACALLLAVFIFYALPELKPNQGPQTKTPIFSRYLPLLKSRMARRAFLAHFLFQCGFFAAFAFIGKWVTDRFHLSIDQTGSVMFFLGLGNIVGSFGGCYVIKALNRYNTLVAGFLVSIACFIVLPHLPSLAAFESVYFFIFVHMGIVFPLILGMLNSLNRAIRGTISSLANSIMYAATTLGSWIAGLIYAAFSGFYAVGIFAAVCFAGSLLSFIFSGILAGDAKPKKEPAA; encoded by the coding sequence ATGTTTAAATTAACAACCTTATTCTTCCTCATCCTGTTTGTTATCGGCACGGATACTTTTTTGATTTCTCCGCTCATCCCCACGCTTCAACATTTGTTTCATATTCCGACCGAGTATTCCGGTTGGATGGTTGGAGCCTATGCATTAGGTTATGCCCTATTTGCACTGATTGCCGGACCGCTTTCCGATAGTTGGGACCGCAAAAAGGTAATGCTTTCCGGAATGATCTGCTTCTCGGTTTCAACCATGTTATGCGGCTTGGCCACAGGTTTTTGGTCGATGTTCTTATTCCGTTTTTTAGCGGGAGTTAGCGCGGCGTTTACGGCGCCTCAAGTCTGGGCATCGATCCCTGCTCTCTTTCCAGCGCCTCAAATTGTCAAAGTATCAGGAATCGTTATGGCAGGCTTGGCTGCTTCCCAAGCCTTCGGCATCCCTATAGGAAGTCATCTTGCCTCATCCCATTGGTCTTATCCTTTCTTTACCATCGGAGCCTGTGCATTGTTGTTGGCGGTGTTCATCTTCTATGCTTTGCCCGAGCTGAAACCGAATCAAGGTCCACAAACCAAGACTCCGATTTTCAGCAGATACCTCCCACTGTTGAAGAGTCGAATGGCAAGAAGGGCTTTTCTCGCTCATTTCTTATTTCAATGCGGATTCTTTGCTGCCTTTGCTTTCATTGGAAAATGGGTGACGGATCGCTTTCACCTTTCAATCGATCAAACGGGCAGCGTGATGTTTTTTCTCGGCCTCGGGAATATCGTCGGGAGCTTCGGAGGCTGCTATGTGATCAAAGCTTTAAACCGTTATAATACACTGGTTGCGGGCTTTCTTGTTTCTATCGCATGTTTTATTGTCCTGCCTCACCTGCCATCCCTTGCGGCTTTTGAAAGTGTTTACTTTTTCATATTCGTTCACATGGGAATCGTTTTTCCCCTCATATTGGGCATGCTGAATTCCTTGAATCGGGCCATCCGCGGCACGATCTCCAGCTTGGCCAATTCCATCATGTACGCTGCGACAACGCTGGGTTCTTGGATCGCCGGTCTAATTTACGCGGCTTTTAGCGGGTTCTACGCCGTAGGTATATTTGCGGCTGTTTGCTTCGCCGGTTCATTGTTATCGTTTATATTCAGCGGTATTTTGGCCGGTGACGCGAAACCAAAGAAGGAGCCGGCAGCATAA
- a CDS encoding response regulator — protein MKLLIADDQRSLHQYLHTMVDWAALGITEVRSAYDGAEAAELAALMEPDLLLMDIRMPGVDGIEALRRIQSLPQKPRAVILSAYDQFEYAREALKLSVSQYLLKPVDTELLEGALRELITAIRSEARSLLERELAHLSLAGRLPDERLAAAEQAMGKLGIGGCAVLTVMAGPDGATVPTADMTEALPDGAVLLPLVTGDGEAGHLLFAGLPEGMEREALCAGLERYTTREDEEAVAVFGVSRIAGSLREFPQLIAESREEAQRAREGSREGGPRMMEKLRCIRSHIDSHLDGDLSLQTVADRFGIDKYQLSRTFKQAFGENYWPYVTRRRLEKAAQLLCGTDWKNGRIAEATGYADESHFSKAFKKHYGVAPKEYRAAGAGAGQAVR, from the coding sequence ATGAAGCTGCTTATTGCCGATGACCAGAGATCGCTGCACCAGTACTTGCACACCATGGTGGATTGGGCCGCGCTCGGGATTACCGAGGTGCGCAGCGCCTATGACGGAGCGGAGGCGGCGGAGCTTGCCGCCTTGATGGAACCCGACCTGCTCCTGATGGACATCCGGATGCCGGGCGTGGACGGGATCGAGGCGCTGCGCCGGATCCAGTCGCTGCCGCAGAAGCCGAGGGCGGTCATCCTGAGCGCGTATGACCAGTTCGAATACGCGCGGGAGGCGCTGAAGCTCAGCGTGTCGCAGTATCTCCTGAAGCCCGTGGACACGGAGCTGCTGGAGGGGGCGCTGCGGGAGCTGATCACCGCGATCCGCTCGGAGGCAAGGAGCCTGCTGGAGCGGGAGCTGGCGCATCTGAGCCTCGCCGGCCGGCTGCCGGACGAACGGCTTGCTGCCGCAGAGCAGGCCATGGGGAAGCTCGGGATCGGCGGCTGTGCCGTGCTTACGGTGATGGCCGGGCCGGACGGGGCGACCGTTCCCACCGCGGACATGACCGAGGCCCTGCCGGACGGAGCCGTGCTCCTGCCGCTGGTGACCGGTGACGGGGAGGCCGGGCATCTCCTCTTCGCCGGCCTGCCTGAAGGGATGGAGCGGGAGGCACTGTGCGCAGGCCTTGAGCGGTACACAACACGCGAGGATGAGGAGGCGGTCGCGGTCTTCGGGGTCAGCCGGATCGCCGGCAGCCTCCGGGAGTTCCCGCAGCTCATCGCCGAGAGCCGGGAGGAAGCGCAGCGCGCCCGCGAAGGGAGCAGGGAGGGGGGGCCGCGGATGATGGAGAAGCTGCGGTGCATCCGCTCGCACATCGACAGCCACCTGGACGGCGATCTGAGCCTGCAGACCGTGGCCGACCGCTTCGGCATCGACAAGTACCAGCTGAGCCGCACCTTCAAGCAGGCGTTCGGCGAGAACTATTGGCCGTACGTCACACGACGGCGGCTCGAGAAGGCGGCGCAGCTCCTCTGCGGGACCGACTGGAAGAACGGCCGGATAGCCGAGGCCACGGGGTATGCGGACGAGAGCCATTTCAGCAAGGCGTTCAAGAAGCATTACGGCGTGGCGCCGAAGGAGTACCGTGCCGCAGGCGCAGGCGCAGGGCAGGCGGTTCGTTAG
- a CDS encoding HupE/UreJ family protein, with translation MRAGRNLILLCLSLVVMTVLTVLPAGPASAHAMPSSAVCLDVHEDGVEAELQLPLDRLEVAFGQTLTANPEDVPASYGRELSAYAAERIQPQTPEGEAWTVEVRSLEVQAEEQGSELIVKVWLQPPAGASVEKFTLNYDVIIRELLTHTILVSVRSDWKSGITAADPELIGTIQGKVQSLDVDRSGGSLWTGFQSVVASGMHHIAEGFDHLLFLLVLLLPAPLAVRGGRWDGSQGHGTA, from the coding sequence ATGAGGGCCGGACGGAATCTGATCCTCCTCTGTCTCAGCCTCGTGGTGATGACGGTCCTGACGGTGCTGCCGGCGGGGCCGGCCTCCGCTCATGCCATGCCGAGCTCGGCCGTCTGTCTCGATGTGCATGAAGACGGTGTGGAGGCGGAGCTGCAGCTGCCGCTGGACCGGCTCGAAGTGGCCTTCGGGCAGACGCTTACCGCGAATCCGGAGGATGTGCCTGCCTCTTACGGCAGGGAGCTGTCCGCCTATGCGGCGGAACGCATTCAGCCGCAGACGCCGGAAGGGGAAGCGTGGACCGTGGAAGTCCGGAGCCTGGAGGTGCAGGCGGAGGAGCAGGGGAGCGAGCTGATCGTCAAGGTCTGGCTTCAGCCTCCAGCCGGCGCTTCCGTGGAGAAGTTCACGCTGAACTATGACGTGATTATCCGCGAGCTTCTGACGCATACCATCCTGGTGTCCGTACGCAGCGATTGGAAGAGCGGGATAACCGCGGCCGATCCGGAGCTGATCGGTACGATCCAGGGCAAGGTGCAGTCGCTGGATGTCGACCGGAGCGGGGGCAGCCTCTGGACCGGCTTCCAGAGTGTGGTCGCCTCCGGGATGCACCATATTGCCGAAGGCTTCGACCACCTGCTGTTCCTGCTGGTGCTGCTGCTCCCTGCACCGCTGGCCGTCCGAGGCGGGCGCTGGGACGGGTCGCAGGGGCACGGCACAGCGTGA
- a CDS encoding DUF3500 domain-containing protein, with translation MKRKKETKTILMAVAMSLVMSACANGAISTTAGSGSTTADTTAAASTAEGTTAAPANAGPGGGPPPDGQGGPGGGPGGPGGEAVDTTTGRVTDVAAAVKADAVTGSTACSSSAETDAAVACLADAFLKTLTDEQKEAVQFDLTAENGAVWSNLPAGNVKRNGLMFGTLSTESLEAVKALAAEALSGTGYSTLRSIILADEYLTTDTGNTMWDADLYYIAFLGTPSATEPWVLQISGHHYAANLSFNMKTDSATPMFVGVEPQTFTMDGVTYEPLAARRDAMYTMLGSLSAEQQKTATISGKFDDVLVGPGQDGNFPAKEEGILYTELDDSQKALVKASIEAWVKDANEELSQELLSAYLSEEALSQTYIGWSGSTSYADHGSYIRISGPRVWIEFVCQTGVAYKDQIHFHTIWRDKLADYGGSFSS, from the coding sequence ATGAAGCGGAAAAAAGAAACGAAGACAATCCTGATGGCGGTGGCGATGAGCCTGGTGATGAGCGCCTGTGCGAATGGAGCGATCAGCACGACGGCGGGGAGCGGCAGCACGACGGCGGACACGACCGCTGCAGCAAGCACAGCGGAAGGGACGACAGCCGCACCGGCGAACGCGGGCCCGGGAGGCGGACCTCCGCCGGATGGGCAGGGCGGCCCTGGCGGAGGCCCGGGCGGTCCGGGAGGCGAAGCGGTGGACACGACGACGGGCCGGGTTACGGACGTGGCGGCAGCCGTTAAGGCGGATGCGGTGACAGGCAGCACCGCCTGCAGCAGCAGTGCGGAGACGGACGCAGCGGTGGCATGCCTCGCGGATGCGTTCCTGAAGACGCTGACCGACGAGCAGAAGGAAGCGGTGCAGTTTGACCTGACGGCCGAGAACGGCGCGGTCTGGTCCAATCTTCCGGCCGGCAATGTGAAGCGCAACGGCCTCATGTTCGGCACGCTCAGCACGGAGAGCCTGGAGGCCGTGAAGGCCCTCGCGGCGGAAGCGCTCAGCGGAACCGGGTACAGCACGCTGCGCTCGATCATCCTCGCGGATGAGTATCTGACGACGGATACGGGCAATACGATGTGGGACGCCGACCTGTACTATATCGCGTTCCTGGGCACCCCTTCGGCGACGGAGCCTTGGGTGCTGCAGATCAGCGGCCACCACTACGCGGCGAATCTTTCGTTCAACATGAAGACGGACAGCGCCACCCCGATGTTCGTGGGCGTGGAGCCGCAGACCTTCACGATGGACGGCGTGACGTATGAGCCGCTGGCAGCCCGCCGCGACGCCATGTACACTATGCTCGGCTCGCTCAGTGCCGAGCAGCAGAAGACCGCGACGATCTCGGGCAAGTTCGACGACGTGCTCGTCGGTCCGGGGCAGGACGGCAATTTCCCGGCGAAGGAGGAAGGCATCCTGTATACGGAGCTGGATGATTCTCAGAAAGCGCTCGTGAAGGCTTCCATCGAAGCGTGGGTGAAGGACGCGAACGAGGAGCTGTCGCAGGAGCTGCTGTCCGCCTACCTGTCCGAGGAAGCGCTGAGCCAGACGTATATCGGCTGGTCGGGCTCCACGAGCTATGCGGACCACGGTTCTTACATCCGTATCAGCGGCCCGAGAGTCTGGATCGAATTCGTCTGCCAGACGGGCGTCGCGTACAAGGACCAGATCCACTTCCACACGATCTGGCGTGACAAGCTGGCCGATTACGGCGGGAGCTTCTCGTCATGA
- a CDS encoding ArsR/SmtB family transcription factor yields the protein MTTQKPTNDELRVKIFKALADETRLDIIRALYTSKKEMNCGEVGDIRDTTKSNTSYHLRALKEANLIKVRKEAQVKYTSIDVETFQTYLPGFLDTL from the coding sequence ATGACTACTCAAAAACCAACAAATGATGAACTCCGAGTCAAAATATTTAAGGCATTGGCGGATGAAACCAGATTGGACATCATACGAGCTTTATACACCAGCAAGAAGGAGATGAATTGTGGAGAAGTAGGAGACATTCGCGATACTACGAAATCAAATACTTCGTATCACCTGCGTGCTTTGAAGGAGGCGAATTTAATCAAGGTACGAAAAGAAGCTCAAGTGAAGTATACGAGTATCGATGTAGAGACTTTTCAAACTTACCTGCCTGGATTTCTGGATACATTGTAG